GACCCAAGGACATGCAGAACCACCTGCCTTGAGCATCAGAATAGTTTTGCGTGTCCTGTAGACCAGTGATGTTCACAGGAACGTAGCTATTCACTAAGGCACTGAATATCCAACAGATCCAATGGGAAGAATCTGTGACCCTGAGGGCTCTTCTTCTGAGCAATGACCTCCCTTCTCTCCTAGGGATGAGAGTGAAGGACTGATAGGTGCTCAGGACACAGGTGGAGCACAGGGTGGTGCTGCGAGCCACTCTGTGTATGTAATATACAAGTTTACACCCAGGACTGGACAGGGGCTTACTTGAAACAAAAGCTGTCATTGTGTGGGGAAGCCCAGAGGAGAGAAGAACCAAGAGATTGGCCAGGGCCATGTGGGTGAGAATAGTGTCTGTGGGTCTCTGCTTGTGTCCAAACAAGACTGGAGAGATGTTTTGGAAGAAAAGGATGACATTGACCAGAGACCCaactcccatctgtaagagataGGTGGTTTTCAGAGCTTCCTGGCTTGCAGTTCGTAGGACATCTTTCTGAAAAGACATGGAGAGGATTTCAGAGTGTCCTGGAGCAGAAAGGAAGCTGTGCAGGTGATGACATCAGCAGTCTTCTTACAGAACCAAGACTGGGAAGGGACTCTCACTCTTTACTTCTCTTGAGAAAAATGGCACTCTCATATGCCAGATAATCAGTTCTACCTGGAGAACATACACTTGACATTAGTTACAAGTTTCaccattataattttttatttactccTATTTACTTGTATATCCTGTTCTCCACCTGTATGTAAGGTCCATGAACTCAAGAACCATGTCTGTCTTGTTCAACAACATTTGATGACCCATCATAGGTATTAAATAATATGTATCAGGTATATGAGTGACAGAAGACAGAGATAAGAATGTGCTCTACCACTTTAGGATTCATGATCATCCCACTTATTACAAGAATGTACTGAGTGATTTCACCAAGATGGCAACACAGAGGCTTGCTCCTCCCATGGACACAGTGAATATATTTACACGTGGATCAATTCCTTTGAGAGAAATTCAGGAAATCATTGAATGACTTGCACACATCAGATGACTTTGAAAACACCCACATCAAAACAGGTGGGAACGTCTGGGACACCTGCTCACCATGAGCCCACGTGTAGCGCAGTGCATTCCAATCACAATGAAACACGCAACTACTTGCTTCTCTGAGAAGTAAGGACCTGAACCACATGTTAGCTCCCTCAAATCACTTAGCTCTGGTAGCCAGTGTGGATGGGCACTGTGGAGCCTCAAAgggctaagaaaataaaaaagtagctGTGAAATGACCTGCTAGCACCCACCACGGCCACATCCCCAGGATCAGTGCAGCATGAATAGGCTTTAACACCATCACCCTGCTGGAGTTTGACTGCACTCTCTATCAGCTACTGCCTGAGGATCTGGCATTTAAGCACTGCATCGAGCGGCTGACTGGGAGGCTCTCAGGAGACTGAAAGAACAAGTGGCCACTGCTTCCACATTCTCTCTCTGGTTTGATTCAAAAAATGAAGCCAAGCCTTCAGCTTGTGCCTGGAAGGAACTTGTCCACACACATCTCATGCCCCAACCTCTGTGGCTGCCCCCAAAGGGGTGGACCCTCTAATAACCCACCCCAACAGTGAAGGGTACTCAGCCTACTGGAGTCCCACAGGACCATGTTATGTAGAATTGAAGTTTTCATGGTCACACATAGACCtacagagaaggaagggaaaaagatagTCCATGCAGGTAGAAACCCAAAGAAGTAGGGATAACTATAGTCATCTCAGACAAAAATAGACTAAAgggcaaaaactgtaaaaacagacAAAGGAAGTCATTATATAATGATGAAAGTATCCattcattaataaaatagaacaacTGTAAATATTTGTAAGCCCAACATTGGAGGACCTCAATATACTAAGGACTTGTTCACATAAATCAAGGGGAAAAATATACAACACACAGTAATAATATGGACATTAATTTCCTAGTCTCAGCAATAGATTAATCATATAGAGAATCAATAAGGAATCATTGAACTCAAACTATACATGAGACCACATGAACTTAACAGACTCACCATCCATCAgcaacagaaaatatattaagtGTATATGGTCCATTCTCCATTTGTCTTAACATATTTAAGACCGAAATCATTTCACGCATCTTTTTCAACCACAATGATATGAAACtacaaattattaaagaaaatgggATAATTCaataataagtgaaagtgaaagtgaagtcgctcagtcgtgtccgactcttagcgaccccatggactacagcccaccaggccctccgtccatgggattttccaggcaagagtactggcgtggggtgccactgccttctctgttaacagcggctaggcatattagatttacttggagctggtatacttgtgTGAAGATTAAACTACATGgatgaaatgaaaaatcaaaaataaaacatcttcagAAAATGACAATGGAAATACAAGATAACAAAACTTATGGGAAGCAGATTAAGAGCTAAGTTGATAGTGATAAATGTCtatatgaaaaaggaagaaaggtctCAAACAAAATAGCTTTACACCTCAAGGAACTACAAAAGAAGAACGAATTAAgcccaaaggaaagaaatagtgaGGTTCACAGCAGAAATACAGATGTAATTCAGAGAAGTTGTGTTTGGTTCCAAACCATAGCAGTAAATTCAATGTCATAATATAGTGGGTCACACaattttttggcttcccagtgcaTATGAATATTACATTTATACCATGTTGTAGTCTTTTAAGATTGCAATAGTCATCATCATGCTGGTGCACAAGACAAGCCTCATATATAAGTTCTCACTCACCTCAGAGCATCTAAACAATA
The nucleotide sequence above comes from Bos indicus x Bos taurus breed Angus x Brahman F1 hybrid chromosome 18, Bos_hybrid_MaternalHap_v2.0, whole genome shotgun sequence. Encoded proteins:
- the LOC113875756 gene encoding vomeronasal type-1 receptor 4-like, which produces MSFQKDVLRTASQEALKTTYLLQMGVGSLVNVILFFQNISPVLFGHKQRPTDTILTHMALANLLVLLSSGLPHTMTAFVSSKPLSSPGCKLVYYIHRVARSTTLCSTCVLSTYQSFTLIPRREGRSLLRRRALRVTDSSHWICWIFSALVNSYVPVNITGLQDTQNYSDAQGRWFCMSLGHKSGFTFLWSVSDAIFISLMIWSSGSMVLLLHRHHQKMKYIHTLTGHHRCPPETRATHTILMLVVTFVIFYVLNSIFAFCISAFHDFRLWLLQISSVLVSCFPTVSPFLFLLRDPRAPRFCS